A genomic stretch from Nocardia wallacei includes:
- a CDS encoding APC family permease, whose product MIEVLPTPAPATGRPAARRGLTVSTGLAGLSLDAMASVSYGPEAVVLVLAAAGSAGLGLTLPVTLAIVALLAVLIASYRQVIAAFPGGGGAYAVAGRHLGRRAALVAAAALIVDYVLNVAVSIAAGTAALTSAFPALLPYTVWICLAVLTGVTALNLAGIRESARVFMAPTVMFVAGILVVIVTGLLRSAPVVTETGPAVAADTRTIGILLLLKAFSSGCAALTGVEAIANAVPSFEEPRVRRAQRAEVALGVLLGVMLLGLATLIGRFDVRPVDGSTVLSQLTEAALGHGIGYYIVQFATVTLLALAANTSFGGLPTLTKILADDNCLPHRFAVATPRLVYRYGVLGLGVSAGVLLLAAAGEMNALVPLFAIGVFVGFTIAQAGMVVHWRRRGGGGWRMALNGFGALLTFVAALVTTAMKFTAGAWLIVLVLPLLVYGMERVRRTYRRIDDRRGAGGTPAAPRPTGAVIVVPVSEVSELSREALSAALSLGREVVAVHVCLPGENTVAFTEAWAAWHPQVRLEIIDAGACSVGDPVARFVRDNFDGRRKVVLIAEVDPPTGWDRVLPSHRSDELERRLRRLPDTVVCHLRVQTT is encoded by the coding sequence GTGATCGAAGTTCTGCCGACACCCGCGCCCGCGACCGGCCGCCCCGCGGCCCGGCGCGGGCTCACCGTCTCCACCGGCCTCGCCGGGCTCTCCCTCGACGCGATGGCCTCGGTGTCCTACGGCCCGGAGGCCGTCGTGCTGGTACTGGCCGCGGCCGGCAGCGCCGGTCTGGGCCTGACACTGCCGGTGACCCTGGCGATCGTGGCATTGCTCGCCGTGCTGATCGCGTCCTACCGGCAGGTGATCGCCGCCTTCCCGGGCGGCGGTGGCGCCTACGCCGTGGCCGGTCGCCATCTCGGTCGCCGGGCCGCACTCGTCGCCGCGGCGGCGCTGATCGTGGACTACGTGCTCAATGTCGCGGTGTCGATCGCGGCCGGGACCGCCGCACTCACCTCCGCCTTCCCCGCACTGCTGCCCTACACGGTGTGGATCTGCCTGGCGGTGCTGACCGGGGTCACCGCGTTGAATCTCGCCGGGATCCGCGAGAGCGCGCGGGTGTTCATGGCGCCGACGGTGATGTTCGTGGCGGGCATTCTGGTGGTGATCGTGACCGGGCTGCTGCGCTCGGCGCCCGTGGTCACCGAGACCGGCCCCGCGGTCGCCGCCGACACCCGTACCATCGGAATCCTGTTGCTGCTCAAGGCATTCTCCAGCGGCTGCGCGGCACTGACCGGAGTGGAGGCGATCGCGAACGCGGTGCCGAGCTTCGAGGAGCCGCGGGTGCGCCGGGCCCAGCGCGCGGAGGTGGCCCTGGGCGTGCTGCTGGGCGTGATGCTGCTCGGCCTGGCGACGCTGATCGGCCGGTTCGATGTGCGGCCGGTCGACGGCAGCACGGTGCTGTCGCAGCTCACCGAGGCCGCACTCGGCCACGGAATCGGTTACTACATCGTGCAATTCGCGACGGTGACGCTGCTGGCGCTGGCCGCCAACACCTCCTTCGGCGGCCTGCCGACGCTGACCAAGATCCTCGCCGACGACAACTGCCTGCCGCACCGCTTCGCCGTCGCCACGCCGCGGCTGGTGTACCGTTACGGCGTGCTGGGCCTGGGCGTTTCGGCGGGCGTGCTGCTGCTCGCGGCCGCGGGCGAGATGAACGCGCTGGTTCCGCTGTTCGCGATCGGTGTGTTCGTCGGGTTCACCATCGCTCAGGCGGGCATGGTGGTGCACTGGCGGCGGCGCGGCGGCGGCGGATGGCGGATGGCGCTCAACGGTTTCGGCGCGTTGCTGACCTTCGTCGCCGCGCTGGTCACCACCGCGATGAAGTTCACGGCCGGGGCCTGGCTGATCGTGCTGGTGCTGCCGCTGCTGGTGTACGGCATGGAGCGGGTGCGCCGCACCTACCGCCGGATCGACGATCGCCGCGGCGCGGGCGGCACGCCCGCCGCGCCGCGGCCCACCGGCGCGGTGATCGTGGTGCCGGTGTCGGAGGTGTCCGAGCTCAGCCGCGAGGCGCTGTCGGCGGCACTGTCGCTGGGCCGGGAGGTGGTGGCGGTGCACGTGTGCCTGCCCGGGGAGAACACCGTGGCATTCACCGAGGCGTGGGCAGCCTGGCATCCGCAGGTGCGGCTGGAGATCATCGATGCGGGCGCCTGCTCGGTCGGCGATCCGGTGGCCCGGTTCGTGCGCGACAACTTCGACGGCCGCCGCAAGGTGGTGCTCATCGCCGAGGTCGACCCGCCCACCGGCTGGGACCGCGTGCTCCCCAGCCATCGCAGCGACGAACTGGAACGACGCCTGCGCCGACTGCCCGACACGGTGGTCTGCCACCTGCGCGTGCAGACGACCTAG
- the pdxT gene encoding pyridoxal 5'-phosphate synthase glutaminase subunit PdxT gives MRPTIGVLALQGDVREHFHALTACGAEPVSVRREAELAAVDGLVLPGGESTAISKLLEVFGLLEPLRQRLRDGMPAFGSCAGMILLARDVLDTRPDAQSLSGIDMTVRRNAFGRQVDSFETDLEFTGLDGAVRAVFIRAPWVERIGEGVEVLARVPSGPAEGRIVAVRQGGVLATSFHPEVTGDLRVHRLFVDSVRERAAVRPS, from the coding sequence GTGAGACCGACGATTGGTGTGCTGGCGTTGCAGGGCGATGTGCGGGAGCACTTCCATGCGCTGACGGCCTGTGGCGCCGAGCCGGTGAGCGTGCGGCGGGAGGCGGAGCTGGCCGCGGTGGACGGGCTCGTGCTGCCCGGCGGCGAATCGACCGCCATCAGCAAGTTGCTCGAGGTGTTCGGGCTGCTGGAACCGCTGCGGCAGCGGCTGCGCGACGGTATGCCCGCGTTCGGCTCCTGCGCCGGGATGATCCTGCTGGCTCGCGACGTGCTCGACACCCGGCCCGACGCACAGTCGCTGTCCGGCATCGATATGACGGTGCGGCGCAACGCTTTCGGCCGCCAGGTCGATTCGTTCGAAACCGACCTGGAATTCACCGGCCTCGACGGGGCGGTCCGTGCGGTGTTCATCCGGGCGCCGTGGGTCGAGCGGATAGGCGAGGGAGTGGAGGTGCTCGCGCGGGTACCGTCCGGTCCGGCGGAGGGGCGGATCGTCGCGGTGCGCCAGGGCGGCGTGCTGGCGACCTCATTTCACCCCGAGGTGACCGGGGATCTGCGGGTGCATCGGTTGTTCGTCGACTCCGTGCGGGAACGGGCGGCCGTGCGGCCCTCGTGA
- a CDS encoding YebC/PmpR family DNA-binding transcriptional regulator, translating to MSGHSKWATTKHKKAALDAKRGKLFAKLIKNIEVAARTGGGDPDGNPTLYDAIQKARKNSVPLDNIERARKRGGGEEAGGAEWQTIMYEGYGPNGVAVLIECLTDNRNRAAGEVRVAMTRNGGNMADPGSVSYLFSRKGIVTLDKNGLSEDDLLMAVLDAGAEEVNDLGESFEIISEPGDLVAVRTALQQAGIDYDSAESGFQPSTTVPVDADGARKVFKLVDALEDSDDVQNVFTNVDVSDEVLAQLDD from the coding sequence ATGAGCGGCCACTCCAAATGGGCCACCACCAAGCACAAGAAAGCCGCCCTCGACGCCAAGCGGGGCAAGCTGTTCGCGAAGCTGATCAAGAACATCGAGGTGGCGGCCCGGACCGGCGGTGGCGACCCGGACGGCAATCCGACGCTGTACGACGCCATCCAGAAGGCGCGCAAGAACTCGGTCCCGCTGGACAACATCGAGCGGGCCCGCAAGCGCGGCGGCGGTGAGGAAGCCGGCGGCGCCGAGTGGCAGACCATCATGTACGAGGGGTACGGCCCCAACGGCGTCGCGGTGCTCATCGAGTGCCTCACCGACAACCGCAACCGCGCGGCCGGCGAGGTGCGGGTCGCGATGACCCGCAACGGCGGCAACATGGCCGACCCGGGTTCGGTGTCGTACCTGTTCAGCCGCAAGGGAATCGTCACGCTGGACAAGAACGGCCTGTCCGAGGACGACCTGCTGATGGCGGTGCTCGACGCCGGCGCCGAGGAGGTCAACGACCTCGGCGAGTCCTTCGAGATCATCAGTGAGCCGGGCGATCTGGTGGCGGTGCGCACCGCGCTGCAGCAGGCGGGGATCGACTACGACTCGGCGGAGTCCGGCTTCCAGCCCTCCACCACCGTCCCCGTCGACGCCGACGGCGCCCGCAAGGTCTTCAAGCTCGTCGACGCCCTCGAGGACAGCGACGACGTCCAGAACGTCTTCACCAACGTCGACGTCTCCGACGAGGTTCTCGCCCAACTCGACGACTGA
- a CDS encoding YggT family protein, translating into MSVVGTVLGYVLTVFLLLLIARLIVDWAELLGNRPQWVWKVRRFTHAATEPVIAPVRKVLKPVRLGGVGLDLAFTVVFVAVLVLRSVAFSL; encoded by the coding sequence ATGAGCGTGGTCGGGACTGTACTGGGGTATGTGCTGACGGTGTTCCTGCTGCTGCTCATCGCGCGGTTGATCGTGGATTGGGCGGAGCTGCTCGGGAACCGGCCGCAGTGGGTGTGGAAGGTTCGGCGATTCACTCATGCCGCCACCGAGCCGGTGATCGCGCCGGTGCGCAAGGTGCTGAAGCCGGTGCGGCTGGGCGGCGTGGGGCTCGATCTGGCGTTCACGGTGGTGTTCGTCGCCGTGCTCGTCCTTCGTTCGGTCGCCTTCAGCCTGTAG
- a CDS encoding DMT family transporter, translating to MAWILLVLSGFMETAWAVALERSDGFSKPLPTVIFATALALSMAGLGVALHDIPVGTGYAVWVGIGAVGTALVGMIWLGESTSLTRILCLLLIIAGVVGLKLFH from the coding sequence ATGGCCTGGATTCTGCTCGTCCTGTCAGGGTTCATGGAGACCGCCTGGGCCGTCGCGCTGGAACGGTCCGACGGGTTCAGCAAGCCGCTGCCCACCGTGATCTTCGCGACGGCGCTGGCGCTGAGCATGGCCGGGCTGGGGGTGGCGCTGCACGACATTCCGGTCGGCACCGGATACGCGGTCTGGGTGGGGATCGGGGCGGTCGGCACCGCGCTGGTCGGCATGATCTGGCTGGGTGAGTCGACCTCGCTCACCCGCATCCTGTGCCTGCTGCTGATCATCGCGGGTGTGGTGGGGCTGAAGCTGTTCCACTGA
- a CDS encoding O-acetyl-ADP-ribose deacetylase — translation MTELVLVRGDITEQDVDAVVNAANSSLLGGGGVDGAIHRKGGPEILAECRDLRASRYGKGLPTGQAVATTAGALPARWVIHTVGPRWSATEDRSGLLASCYRESLRVADELGARTVAFPAISTGVYGWPIDDGARIAVQTVRDTGTAVTQIRFVLFSADAYTAFAERLP, via the coding sequence ATGACCGAACTCGTGCTGGTCCGCGGCGACATCACCGAACAGGACGTGGACGCCGTGGTGAACGCCGCCAATTCGTCGCTGCTCGGCGGCGGCGGTGTCGACGGGGCGATCCACCGCAAGGGCGGCCCGGAGATCCTGGCCGAATGCCGGGACCTGCGCGCGTCGCGCTACGGCAAGGGTCTCCCGACGGGGCAGGCCGTCGCGACCACGGCCGGAGCGCTGCCCGCGCGCTGGGTGATCCACACGGTCGGGCCGAGATGGTCGGCCACCGAGGACCGGTCCGGGCTGCTGGCGTCCTGCTATCGCGAATCGCTGCGCGTGGCGGACGAACTGGGCGCGCGGACGGTCGCGTTCCCGGCGATCTCCACCGGCGTCTACGGCTGGCCGATCGACGACGGCGCCCGGATCGCGGTACAGACCGTCCGGGACACCGGCACGGCCGTCACGCAGATCCGGTTCGTGCTGTTCTCCGCGGATGCCTACACCGCCTTCGCCGAACGGCTGCCCTGA
- the ruvC gene encoding crossover junction endodeoxyribonuclease RuvC, translating to MRVMGVDPGLTRCGVSIVEGGLGRQVTALAVDVVRTPPEMDLAQRLLRVADAAERWMDTHHPGAVAIERVFSQHNVRTAMGTAQAGGVIALAAARRDIPVHFHTPSQVKAAVTGNGSADKAQVTAMVTRILGLRTAPKPADAADALALAICHCWRAPMLDRMAKAQAQAAQAQRKYAEKLAQQRKAVTG from the coding sequence GTGCGGGTGATGGGCGTCGACCCCGGGCTCACCCGGTGCGGTGTGAGCATCGTCGAGGGCGGACTCGGGCGGCAGGTGACGGCACTCGCCGTCGACGTCGTGCGCACCCCGCCCGAGATGGACCTCGCCCAGCGCCTGCTGCGGGTCGCCGACGCGGCCGAGCGGTGGATGGACACCCATCACCCGGGCGCGGTCGCGATCGAGCGGGTGTTCTCCCAGCACAACGTGCGCACCGCCATGGGCACCGCCCAGGCGGGCGGGGTGATCGCGCTCGCCGCGGCCCGCCGCGACATCCCGGTCCACTTCCACACCCCCAGCCAGGTGAAGGCCGCCGTCACCGGGAACGGGTCGGCGGACAAGGCTCAGGTGACGGCCATGGTCACGCGCATCCTAGGCTTGCGGACGGCGCCGAAACCGGCCGATGCCGCCGACGCGCTGGCGCTGGCGATCTGTCACTGCTGGCGGGCCCCGATGCTGGACCGGATGGCGAAGGCGCAGGCCCAGGCGGCGCAGGCGCAGCGCAAATACGCGGAAAAGCTTGCCCAGCAACGGAAGGCGGTAACGGGGTGA
- the ruvA gene encoding Holliday junction branch migration protein RuvA: protein MIASVRGEVLEIGLDHAVLEAAGVGYRLNATPSTLAGLIRGEEARLYTAMIVREDSMTLYGFADTEARELFGLLQTVTGVGPRLAMAVLAVLEPEALRKALAESNVAALTRVPGIGKRGAERMVVELRDKVNLVPVQSGPPGAGPVPVVTPVREQVVEALTGLGFPAKQAEPAVDTVLTDQPGLDTAKALRAALGLLGKNR, encoded by the coding sequence GTGATCGCGTCGGTGCGCGGTGAGGTGCTCGAGATCGGACTCGACCACGCGGTGCTGGAGGCCGCGGGCGTCGGCTACCGGCTCAACGCCACCCCCTCCACGCTGGCCGGACTCATCCGCGGGGAGGAGGCCCGGCTCTACACGGCGATGATCGTGCGCGAGGACTCCATGACGCTGTACGGCTTCGCCGACACCGAGGCCCGCGAGCTGTTCGGCCTGCTGCAGACCGTCACCGGCGTCGGCCCGCGGCTGGCCATGGCGGTGCTCGCCGTGCTCGAACCCGAGGCGCTGCGCAAGGCGCTGGCCGAGAGCAATGTCGCGGCGCTCACCCGCGTGCCCGGCATCGGCAAGCGCGGCGCCGAGCGCATGGTGGTCGAGTTGCGCGACAAGGTGAATCTCGTTCCGGTGCAATCGGGTCCGCCCGGCGCCGGGCCCGTGCCGGTGGTCACGCCGGTGCGCGAGCAGGTGGTGGAGGCCCTCACCGGCCTCGGCTTCCCGGCGAAGCAGGCCGAGCCCGCCGTCGACACCGTGCTCACCGACCAGCCCGGCCTGGACACCGCCAAGGCGTTGCGCGCCGCGCTCGGCCTGCTCGGTAAGAACAGGTAG
- the ruvB gene encoding Holliday junction branch migration DNA helicase RuvB — translation MTDPHDESESQVTPSYLRSDGEIEASLRPKSLDDFIGQPRVREQLALVLRGAKQRGGTPDHVLLSGPPGLGKTSMAMIIAAELGSALRITSGPALERAGDLAAMLSNLVEGDVLFIDEIHRMARPAEEMLYLAMEDFRVDVVVGKGPGATSIPLDIAPFTLVGATTRSGALTGPLRDRFGFTGHMDFYEADELRLILLRSARILDVRIDPDAAAEIAGRSRGTPRIANRLLRRVRDYAEVREDGVITRAVAHAALAVYDVDDLGLDRLDRAVLGALVRSFGGGPVGVSTLAVAVGEESATVEEVCEPFLVRAGMIARTPRGRVATAAAWEHLGLVPPPDLVFGSIEVRGREPHPTLDLFDS, via the coding sequence ATGACCGACCCGCACGACGAGTCCGAATCCCAGGTCACCCCCAGCTACCTGCGGTCCGACGGCGAGATCGAGGCGAGCCTGCGCCCGAAGTCGTTGGACGACTTCATCGGCCAGCCCCGGGTGCGCGAGCAGTTGGCTCTGGTGCTGCGCGGCGCCAAACAGCGCGGCGGCACACCCGATCACGTGCTGCTGTCCGGCCCGCCCGGTCTCGGCAAGACCAGCATGGCGATGATCATCGCCGCCGAACTGGGCTCCGCCCTGCGCATTACGTCCGGACCGGCGCTGGAACGCGCGGGCGACCTGGCCGCCATGCTGAGCAACCTGGTCGAGGGCGACGTGCTGTTCATCGACGAGATCCATCGTATGGCCCGGCCCGCCGAGGAGATGCTGTACCTGGCGATGGAGGACTTCCGGGTCGACGTGGTGGTCGGCAAGGGCCCCGGCGCGACCTCGATCCCGCTGGATATCGCGCCGTTCACGCTGGTCGGCGCCACCACGCGGTCCGGCGCGCTGACCGGCCCGCTGCGCGACCGTTTCGGTTTCACCGGTCACATGGACTTCTACGAGGCCGACGAGCTGCGCCTGATCCTGCTGCGTTCGGCCCGCATCCTGGACGTGCGGATCGACCCCGACGCGGCCGCCGAGATCGCGGGCCGCTCCCGGGGCACGCCACGCATCGCCAACCGGCTGCTGCGGCGCGTCCGCGACTACGCCGAGGTGCGCGAGGACGGCGTGATCACCCGCGCCGTCGCCCACGCCGCACTCGCCGTCTACGACGTCGACGACCTGGGCCTGGACCGCCTCGACCGGGCCGTGCTGGGCGCGCTGGTCCGCAGCTTCGGCGGTGGGCCCGTGGGTGTTTCGACCCTGGCCGTCGCGGTGGGCGAGGAGTCGGCCACCGTCGAGGAGGTCTGCGAACCGTTCCTGGTCCGCGCCGGCATGATCGCCCGCACCCCCCGCGGCCGCGTCGCCACCGCGGCCGCCTGGGAACACCTCGGCCTCGTCCCACCACCCGACCTTGTCTTCGGCTCCATCGAAGTCCGCGGCCGCGAACCCCACCCCACCCTCGACCTGTTCGACTCCTGA
- a CDS encoding TetR/AcrR family transcriptional regulator, protein MTHHSVAEHRIIGFVPKPSTHLERRKAELRQEIIDTAFACFAEKGYHATGIADIATELGIGHGTFYRYFANKRDIIDHVIDDLAARIIDSLGTDNAPDAATTLDEYRAQVERIGAALNRIFLEDRRVSQLLLFQATGIDSELTQRLYGLLDTADALTAGYLEHGVELGYLRADLDTANTAKAVTGMMLAGVVHGLRDPDPAAAADLTQAIRRLLIDGVRKD, encoded by the coding sequence ATGACACATCATTCCGTTGCGGAACACCGTATCATCGGGTTCGTGCCGAAGCCATCCACACATCTCGAGCGTCGCAAGGCCGAGCTCCGGCAGGAGATCATCGACACCGCGTTCGCCTGTTTCGCCGAAAAGGGTTACCACGCAACGGGTATCGCCGACATCGCGACGGAGCTGGGGATCGGGCACGGCACCTTCTACCGTTATTTCGCCAACAAGCGCGACATCATCGACCACGTCATCGACGACCTGGCCGCCCGCATCATCGACTCGCTGGGCACCGACAACGCGCCCGACGCGGCGACCACGCTGGACGAGTACCGCGCACAGGTGGAGCGCATCGGCGCCGCCCTGAACCGCATCTTCCTGGAGGACCGCCGGGTGTCGCAGCTGCTGCTGTTCCAGGCGACCGGCATCGACAGCGAGCTGACCCAGCGCCTGTACGGACTGCTGGACACCGCCGACGCCCTCACCGCCGGCTACCTCGAGCACGGCGTCGAACTGGGCTATCTGCGCGCCGATCTGGACACCGCGAACACGGCCAAGGCGGTCACGGGCATGATGCTCGCCGGCGTGGTGCACGGCCTGCGCGATCCCGACCCGGCCGCGGCCGCCGATCTGACCCAGGCCATTCGCCGCCTGCTGATCGATGGCGTCCGCAAGGACTGA
- a CDS encoding flavin-containing monooxygenase, which yields MAPRYDAVVVGAGFGGMGAGIELDRLGLGNFVILEREDDLGGTWHVNRYPGLAVDIASVTYSYSFEPNPFWSRLFAPGAELKKYAEHVADKYDLRRRMRFGRAVGGARWDEEQQHWVVSVDGGETLTARYLLAATGFLSQPYTPPFPGIDTFAGKILHTTAWEEDVDLTGRRAAIIGTGATAVQLVPEAAKRVAELTVFQRTPIWVVPKVDTPIPKPVQQLFAKAPLTQKAARLVNTSALELLMVAGVLHYRQAKLGNKAAALLAKAHLRAQVRDPQTRRKLTPDYDFGCKRPTFSNTYFKTFNEPHVRLETNSIDHVEPDGIVTADGHKTEIDTLILATGFNLWDVNFPAIEIIGRDGVNLGKFWRDNRFQAYEGITVPKFPNFLSLNSPYSYSGLSYFTTIEAQMKHMGRLFGELFRRGEQVFEVTEQANARFLDYVTNKLGSSVFYGGQCATARSYYFNQHGEAALLRPNSTLTTHREAVSFPLDDYTYGERAA from the coding sequence GTGGCACCTCGGTACGACGCAGTGGTCGTAGGGGCCGGATTCGGCGGGATGGGCGCGGGTATCGAGCTGGACCGGCTCGGCCTGGGCAATTTCGTGATTCTCGAGCGCGAGGACGATCTGGGCGGCACCTGGCATGTGAACCGGTATCCGGGCCTGGCCGTGGACATCGCCTCGGTCACGTACTCGTACTCGTTCGAGCCGAACCCGTTCTGGTCGCGGCTGTTCGCGCCGGGCGCCGAGCTGAAGAAGTACGCCGAGCACGTCGCCGACAAATACGACCTGCGCCGCCGGATGCGGTTCGGCCGGGCCGTCGGCGGCGCCCGCTGGGACGAGGAGCAGCAGCACTGGGTCGTGTCGGTCGACGGCGGCGAGACGTTGACCGCGCGCTATCTGCTGGCCGCCACCGGGTTCCTCTCCCAGCCCTACACGCCGCCGTTCCCCGGCATCGATACCTTCGCGGGCAAGATCCTGCACACCACCGCGTGGGAGGAGGACGTCGACCTCACCGGCCGCAGGGCCGCGATCATCGGCACCGGCGCGACCGCGGTGCAGCTGGTGCCGGAGGCGGCGAAGCGGGTCGCGGAGCTGACGGTCTTCCAGCGCACCCCGATCTGGGTGGTGCCCAAGGTCGACACGCCCATCCCGAAGCCGGTGCAGCAGCTGTTCGCCAAGGCGCCGCTCACGCAGAAGGCCGCGCGCCTGGTGAACACCAGCGCGCTGGAACTGCTCATGGTGGCCGGAGTGCTGCACTACCGGCAGGCCAAACTCGGCAACAAGGCCGCGGCGCTACTGGCCAAGGCGCATCTGCGGGCGCAGGTCCGCGATCCGCAGACCCGCCGCAAGCTCACGCCGGACTACGACTTCGGCTGTAAGCGGCCCACCTTCTCCAACACCTACTTCAAGACCTTCAACGAACCGCACGTGCGGCTGGAGACCAACTCCATCGATCACGTCGAGCCCGACGGCATCGTCACCGCCGACGGGCACAAGACCGAGATCGACACCCTGATCCTGGCCACCGGATTCAACCTGTGGGACGTCAACTTCCCGGCCATCGAGATCATCGGCCGCGACGGGGTGAACCTCGGAAAGTTCTGGCGCGACAACAGGTTCCAGGCGTACGAGGGCATCACCGTGCCCAAGTTCCCGAACTTCCTCAGCCTCAACAGCCCGTACTCCTACAGCGGCCTGTCCTACTTCACCACCATCGAGGCGCAGATGAAGCACATGGGCCGGTTGTTCGGTGAGCTGTTCCGGCGCGGTGAGCAGGTGTTCGAGGTGACCGAGCAGGCCAACGCGCGTTTCCTGGACTACGTCACGAACAAGCTGGGCTCGTCGGTGTTCTACGGCGGGCAGTGCGCGACCGCCCGCAGCTACTACTTCAATCAGCACGGCGAGGCTGCGCTGCTGCGGCCCAACAGCACCCTGACCACCCACCGGGAAGCCGTCAGCTTCCCACTGGACGACTACACCTACGGGGAGCGGGCGGCATAG